In Andreesenia angusta, a single genomic region encodes these proteins:
- the truB gene encoding tRNA pseudouridine(55) synthase TruB, translating into MADGILNILKPPGMTSHDVVSFVRRTFGMKKVGHTGTLDPGAAGVLPVCLGKATRVAEYFNDPEVTKSYRGELSLGARTDTQDSYGEVVEEREFSNFTEEDLRRVVQDFTGKIEQIPPMYSAKKQDGKKLYQLARAGIEVERKSREIEIYSLELVKNKDNREILFDVECSSGTYVRTLCEDMACELGNLGHMSFLLRTRVGAYSIEDAYTLEEIENTVSRGEASSILLSLETALSHYSVLELDGAYFEKILNGVKIRVEGEYEPSKRYKVYCKGAFIGVGHVERETGNLKMEKVLFQR; encoded by the coding sequence ATGGCTGACGGGATACTTAACATACTTAAACCGCCAGGCATGACTTCTCACGATGTGGTGAGCTTTGTGAGAAGGACATTCGGGATGAAGAAAGTCGGCCACACAGGCACGCTTGACCCTGGGGCCGCAGGAGTGCTCCCTGTATGCCTTGGAAAAGCCACCAGAGTTGCAGAGTACTTCAACGACCCGGAGGTGACCAAGAGCTACAGAGGAGAGCTTTCGCTAGGAGCCAGGACAGACACTCAGGACAGCTATGGAGAAGTGGTAGAGGAAAGAGAGTTTTCTAACTTCACAGAAGAGGATTTGAGAAGAGTAGTCCAGGACTTTACTGGAAAGATAGAGCAAATCCCCCCTATGTACTCAGCCAAAAAGCAAGACGGCAAGAAACTCTACCAGCTGGCAAGAGCTGGCATAGAGGTAGAGCGAAAGAGCAGAGAGATAGAGATATACTCGCTTGAACTGGTTAAGAACAAGGATAATAGAGAGATACTCTTCGACGTGGAGTGTTCAAGTGGAACGTACGTTCGAACTCTTTGTGAAGACATGGCATGCGAGCTAGGGAACCTGGGACATATGTCATTTCTGCTTAGAACTAGAGTGGGCGCGTACAGCATCGAAGACGCCTATACGCTAGAGGAGATAGAGAACACTGTGTCGAGAGGAGAAGCTTCTAGCATACTGCTCTCTTTGGAGACAGCCCTTTCACACTATAGCGTGCTAGAACTCGACGGAGCATACTTTGAAAAGATCCTAAACGGTGTGAAGATAAGAGTAGAGGGCGAATACGAGCCTTCGAAAAGATACAAAGTGTACTGCAAGGGAGCTTTTATCGGAGTTGGTCATGTGGAAAGAGAGACTGGAAATCTAAAAATGGAAAAGGTACTTTTTCAAAGGTGA
- a CDS encoding bifunctional riboflavin kinase/FAD synthetase yields the protein MRIIEDGKRTERSTAVALGNFDGIHLGHIELLKACRNAAESRGLEFAILTFDKKLTELKQGGNLSCLTSRTQKEAVFKELGVELLYIVEFDEKLKSMEPELFMEKILREKLNASEVFVGFNFRFGRNASGDSALLLEKGERYGFKTNIVAPVQKSGEVISSSAIREYIRSGDIEKANSLLGRPYEIRGKVVRGKGRGKVMGFATANLKPEIEYLPPKYGVYKTETKWRGKSYSSLTNVGRNPTFGDISFSIETHILGFEEDIYEEVIEVSFVKFIREEVKFSTVENLISQVKSDIAEVERQD from the coding sequence ATGAGAATAATAGAAGATGGAAAAAGAACAGAGCGCAGCACTGCAGTGGCTCTTGGCAACTTTGACGGCATACATCTGGGCCATATAGAGCTTTTGAAAGCTTGCAGGAATGCGGCTGAGTCAAGAGGGCTTGAATTTGCCATACTCACTTTCGACAAGAAGCTTACAGAGCTAAAGCAAGGTGGCAACTTGTCGTGCCTTACAAGCAGAACACAGAAGGAAGCGGTGTTCAAGGAGCTTGGAGTAGAACTGCTCTACATAGTGGAGTTTGACGAAAAGCTGAAGAGTATGGAGCCGGAGCTTTTTATGGAGAAGATACTGAGAGAAAAGCTGAACGCTTCAGAGGTCTTTGTGGGATTCAACTTCAGGTTTGGCAGAAACGCCAGCGGAGACTCCGCGCTTCTGCTTGAAAAAGGAGAACGCTATGGATTCAAGACCAATATAGTGGCGCCGGTTCAGAAGAGCGGGGAGGTAATAAGCAGCTCCGCCATAAGGGAGTATATAAGGTCTGGAGATATAGAAAAGGCCAATAGTCTCCTCGGAAGGCCGTACGAGATAAGGGGAAAGGTAGTTAGAGGGAAGGGCAGAGGAAAGGTGATGGGCTTTGCCACCGCCAATCTGAAGCCTGAAATAGAGTACCTGCCGCCTAAGTACGGCGTCTACAAGACAGAGACAAAGTGGCGAGGAAAGAGCTACAGCAGCCTTACAAACGTAGGCAGAAACCCGACGTTTGGAGATATCTCCTTCAGCATAGAGACGCATATACTGGGCTTTGAAGAGGATATATATGAGGAAGTCATAGAGGTCAGCTTTGTGAAGTTCATAAGAGAAGAGGTCAAATTCTCTACAGTTGAAAATCTCATAAGCCAGGTGAAGTCCGATATAGCAGAGGTGGAAAGGCAAGATTGA
- the rpsO gene encoding 30S ribosomal protein S15 gives MNLSKEEKMQIISEYKTKEGDTGSPEVQIAILTHRINKLNDHLKEHKKDHHSRRGLLKMVGQRRNLQRYLQNKDLVRYRALIEKLGLRR, from the coding sequence ATGAACTTAAGTAAAGAAGAAAAAATGCAAATCATCAGTGAGTACAAGACTAAAGAGGGAGATACTGGATCGCCAGAGGTACAGATAGCTATACTTACTCACAGAATAAACAAGCTAAATGATCACCTTAAAGAGCATAAGAAAGATCATCACTCAAGAAGAGGTCTACTTAAGATGGTTGGACAGAGAAGAAATCTTCAAAGATATCTACAGAACAAAGACTTAGTTAGATATCGTGCATTGATAGAAAAACTAGGCTTAAGACGTTAA